A part of Rhipicephalus microplus isolate Deutch F79 chromosome 8, USDA_Rmic, whole genome shotgun sequence genomic DNA contains:
- the LOC142769335 gene encoding uncharacterized protein LOC142769335 translates to MQKKVKRCKAEATQKIDITYEALVEDEKKLWYYTGFTSRKSFDSFWSLLEPDAKKLRFWQMKETENEDRNFILPLKTQLVLVLMRLRLGLDGLDLAYRFGVSTSTVSRIWVTWLDFLDNRLRQVPTWMPPHLCDQYRPQAFTDKGYTTVDGILDCTEIFIETPSSFRVQSETYSSYKKHNTAKGLVVCSPNGFVMFVSDLPPGRLSDKALTKASGVLEKFSPGRSLMADRGFTIEEECKELSLHLNIPPFMEGRPQLSEADETETRLIASVRIHVERVIRRIKTYRILSQVFPNSMSGQLNKVWHVCARLTNFVGEPLL, encoded by the exons ATGCAGAAGAAAGTCAAGAGGTGCAAGGCTGAAGCTACACAAAAGATTGACATCACGTATGAAGCCCTTGTAGAAGATGAAAAGAAGCTGTGGTACTACACTGGCTTTACATCCAGAAAGTCCTTCGACAGTTTTTGGTCCCTACTTGAACCAGATGCGAAAAAGCTGCGGTTCTGGCAGATGAAGGAAACGGAGAACGAGGACCGGAACTTCATCCTGCCTTTGAAGACACAGCTTGTGCTCGTCCTAATGAGGCTACGGCTGGGCCTTGACGGCCTTGACCTTGCGTACAG GTTTGGCGTTTCTACGTCAACCGTTTCGAGGATCTGGGTAACATGGCTGGATTTTTTGGACAACAGGCTTCGCCAG gtCCCAACATGGATGCCTCCCCACCTGTGCGACCAGTACAGGCCACAAGCTTTCACTGACAAGGGCTACACCACTGTTGACGGCATCCTCGACTGCACCGAAATTTTCATCGAAACCCCCTCGTCATTCCGTGTACAGAGTGAGACCTATTCCTCGTACAAAAAGCACAATACTGCAAAAGGGTTAGTTGTGTGCAGCCCGAACGGCTTTGTTATGTTCGTGTCCGATCTTCCTCCTGGGAGGCTGTCTGACAAGGCCCTAACAAAGGCTTCCGGTGTGTTGGAAAAGTTCTCACCAGGGCGAAGTTTGATGGCTGATAGGGGGTTCACCATCGAAGAAGAGTGCAAGGAACTTTCACTGCACTTAAACATTCCGCCATTCATGGAAGGACGGCCTCAACTGTCTGAAGCAGATGAAACTGAGACAAGGCTTATTGCCAGTGTGCGCATACATGTGGAAAGGGTCATTCGGAGGATAAAGACCTACAGAATACTCTCACAGGTGTTTCCAAACAGCATGTCTGGACAACTGAACAAGGTGTGGCATGTTTGCGCACGCTTGACAAACTTTGTGGGTGAGCCATTGCTGTGA